The following proteins are encoded in a genomic region of Candidatus Methanomethylicota archaeon:
- a CDS encoding DUF86 domain-containing protein yields MADVGGVSEGLKRLRGELLGDDNVLLAYVFGSYVHGFTTPLSDVDVAVLLKDNSLRKLSDLWSKLAKALKINEDLLDLVDLARAPLRLKYSIVKYGFKLIDRGNFEEKLREELIGNYPEARRLLESTYEEAMRTMNCKVDKELLKSRITEILECIAALREDVLSIPREQVIASRLHRSSMERYVHIAIETMLDICRHIVSAKKMGIPETYKDIIKLLKDNGILPPELAARMEEYVGLRNILVHRYMVIDHERLYEEAKTLVKVAEDFIYAMENLLKKEC; encoded by the coding sequence ATGGCTGATGTGGGGGGCGTTTCAGAGGGGCTGAAGAGGTTGAGGGGGGAGCTTTTGGGAGATGATAATGTACTCCTCGCATATGTGTTCGGCTCCTATGTACATGGTTTTACAACTCCATTGAGCGATGTGGATGTAGCGGTGCTCCTGAAAGACAACAGCTTGAGGAAACTAAGCGATTTATGGAGCAAGCTCGCGAAAGCATTGAAAATCAATGAGGATCTCCTAGACCTTGTGGATCTGGCAAGGGCACCCCTCCGCTTGAAGTATAGCATAGTTAAATATGGCTTCAAGCTCATAGATAGAGGCAACTTCGAGGAAAAGCTGAGGGAGGAGCTTATAGGCAACTATCCAGAGGCTAGGCGTCTGCTGGAATCAACGTATGAAGAAGCCATGAGGACTATGAACTGCAAAGTGGATAAGGAGCTATTGAAGTCAAGGATAACCGAGATCCTAGAATGCATAGCTGCGTTGAGGGAGGACGTATTGAGCATACCACGGGAACAAGTGATCGCCTCAAGGCTCCACAGGAGCTCGATGGAGAGGTACGTACACATAGCTATAGAAACCATGTTGGATATATGCCGCCACATCGTTTCAGCGAAGAAGATGGGGATCCCGGAGACTTACAAGGACATAATCAAACTGCTGAAGGATAATGGCATACTACCCCCCGAACTTGCAGCTAGGATGGAGGAGTATGTGGGATTGAGGAACATATTGGTTCACAGATACATGGTCATCGATCATGAGAGATTATATGAGGAAGCCAAGACGCTTGTAAAGGTGGCTGAAGACTTCATATATGCTATGGAAAACTTATTAAAGAAAGAGTGTTGA